A segment of the Terribacillus aidingensis genome:
TCCAAGTACTAGTACGACAAAAACCTCGAGTACTATAAAAATGTTGTATCTCTATCTTACTACAAATCCCCCGCCACTTCACCCATTCGACAAAAGGGGTTAAAAAAAACCAAAAGCGGAGAAGACCGGTTAGAAACGAAGTGGTAAGTGAGAAGGCCCGGAGGAAGGTGAACTCTCCTTCCGCAGGGACTTATCGCTTACAACGCAGTTTCTGGTCTTCGCAGCTAGACGGCTATCCAAAAGCGGAAAAGGCCGTTTAGAAACGGAGGAATAAGTGAGAAGGCCCGGAGGGAGGTGAACTCTCCTTCCGCAGGGACTTATCGCTTATGGCGCAGTTTCTGGCCTTTGCAGCTAGATGAAATCAAAAGCGGAAAAGGCCGTTTAGAAACGAAGAAGTAAGGGAGAAAGCCCAGAGCAAGGCGTTATTTCCTTGCGCAGGGACTTATCACTTATGGCGCAGTTTCTGGCCTTCGCAGCTAGACGAAATAAAAGCGGAGGGAACCGTTAAGAAACGAAGTGGTAAGCAAGGGAGCCCAGAGTGGGTGATTTCCCCACGGCAGGATTCATTGCTTACAACGCAGTTTCTGGTTCCCGCAGCTAGACGACGCTCCAATGGAGTAAAAAACCGCCCATCTACATGGACGGTTTTCCTCACAATACAGAAATGATTTCCGGAACGAAAACGACAAGACCGACACAAATGGCAGTGATAGCCGCAATGAGGACGGCACCTGCTGCAATATCCTTGATGAGACCTGCTGCCTTGCTTTGTTCGGGCGATAGGTGATCCATCATAAGTTCGACGACTGTATTAATCATTTCCGTCACAATGACGAAACCGATACTTAAAAGGATAGCCGCCCATTCCGCTGGGTCGATCCGGAGAATCAAGCCTGTTATCAGCGCGATGATTGCTGCGATTGTATGAATACGGAAATTCCTCTCCTCGAGGAAAGTCCAGCGTATCCCATTCCACGCATAGCGGAATCCGATGCCAGACTTAGTTTTCTTCCCGTTTGAGTCCGAAGCCATTCAAAATCTCCTCTTGTCGACCGAACATCTTCTTCTCATCTGCCTCATTCATATGATCATATCCTAAAAGATGCAGGAAGCCATGCAAAGCGAGAAAACCAAGTTCCCTATCCACACTGTGCTGATACTCTTCTGCCTGTTCTTTTGCTTTGTCGACAGAGATGATGATATCACCGTAAACAATCGGGATTTCTTCTCCGATTATTTGCTGTTCGCCTTCCCCTTCTTCTTGCATGGCAAAGGAGATGACGTCTGTCGGTACATCCTTTTGACGATAATTACGATTGATCACCTGTATTTCAGCATTGTCCACAAATGTGATGGACATCTCCGCTTCTTCTGTTATTTTCTCTGCTTCCGCTGCGTATTGGATAAGCCGATCAATCAAATCTACATAATCTGCTGTCACGCTATTCGTTTTATCATGGAAATCAATATGCATTAGTTTGCCTCCTTCACTTTTTCTTCATCCGGGTATTCGATCCGGGAATGAAATATTCCCGTAAGCGCCTGACAAATCGCTTCTTTGATTACTTGCAAATCCTGTAAAGTCAACGGCGCACAATCCAGTTGGCCATCCATTAGCTTATCCTTGATGATATTATCTACCAAGGTGCCGATTTTTTCCTGAGTCGGCTCTTTCATGGATCGAACTGCTGCTTCGACAGAATCACAAATCGATAGGACCGCTGTCTCTTTCGTTGAAGGCTTTGGACCTGGATAGCGATAAGTTTCTTCCTTTACGTCTTTATTATATTCCTTTTCCTTGTAGTAAAAAAACTTCAAAAGCGATGTCCCATGATGCTGTTTGGCCATATCAACAATTTCCTTAGGAAAATGGTTGTTTTGCAGCATTTGTGCCCCATCAAATGGATGGCGAATGATAATTTCAGCACTTTGCCGCGGGGATAACTTGTCATGTGGATTCTTTCGACCCATTTGGTTTTCAATGAAAAGCTGCGGCTGTCGTGTTTTGCCAAGATCATGGTAATATGCACCGACTCTGGCTAGCAGGCCATCTGCTCCGATTGCTTCACATGCAGCTTCACACAAATTAGCTACCATGATGCTGTGATGATATGTCCCAGGAGCATCAGTAAGGATCTTTTTCAGTAATGGGTGATTCGGTTTCGATAATGCTAAAAGCTTCGTTTCGGAAAGGACACCGAATCCAGCTTCGACGAACGGCAGAATACCAGCTACAAGTACGACTGACAATATAGCAGACAAAACGGCAAAACCTACATAAAGCAGCACCGCATCCCAAGCATATTTTTCGAATGCGAAGAATAAGAATAACAATACACTAATCACTTGCACACTTGCCAGCAAAAGAAGCGCTTTTGCCATCGCTGCTTTATCCTTTACATTTCGAATGGAATAGACGGCTGCCAGCTGGGCGAACAGGAAGTAAAGTGTCGCCTCCATGTTTAAAGATCCAGGTATTTCATCGTTCAAAATGATCCCAGCCAATATACTGTACACGATGGCATATCCGATAGCGAACCGTTCGCTCAGTAAATGCCTGAACAAAACTGCCGCAAACGCAGCAGGAAGCAGTAAATAATAATGCTGATCAGTTGTTCCAAGAGCACTGACCAACTTCAACAATAGGGCAGACATACAAATAAGCAAAAACGAAAACAAAAGGACAGACTTACTCGGTCTAGTCCGTTTTTTTAATGTATGTATTGTTTCATATGCCAGAACACCGGTTAAAAGAGCCACGAATAGTACCAGACCGACAAGCG
Coding sequences within it:
- a CDS encoding diacylglycerol kinase family protein, translating into MASDSNGKKTKSGIGFRYAWNGIRWTFLEERNFRIHTIAAIIALITGLILRIDPAEWAAILLSIGFVIVTEMINTVVELMMDHLSPEQSKAAGLIKDIAAGAVLIAAITAICVGLVVFVPEIISVL
- the ybeY gene encoding rRNA maturation RNase YbeY — translated: MHIDFHDKTNSVTADYVDLIDRLIQYAAEAEKITEEAEMSITFVDNAEIQVINRNYRQKDVPTDVISFAMQEEGEGEQQIIGEEIPIVYGDIIISVDKAKEQAEEYQHSVDRELGFLALHGFLHLLGYDHMNEADEKKMFGRQEEILNGFGLKREEN
- a CDS encoding HDIG domain-containing metalloprotein, encoding MARKKFRELFRRKSEAGERAFILIGAILLGCFFFVTTASNVTTKNYDVQIYDAAKETIRSPITIENEAQTERQRQEASQQIDDRYTVSSEITEAKTDAVEEIFSAIGQADEADQPIDQRVESVKDLLSESVKEDLTDRQLEQLLQIPSDEREISEKVFVDTMTGYLEDGVKRDEVQQTKEEMGERIGYADVSAGAKQALRSLTNFAIVQNASFDAQDTASARAEAQQSVAPVMIRAGQIIVQEGQTITNDVYEELKLVGLLNNTRNVLPLVGLVLFVALLTGVLAYETIHTLKKRTRPSKSVLLFSFLLICMSALLLKLVSALGTTDQHYYLLLPAAFAAVLFRHLLSERFAIGYAIVYSILAGIILNDEIPGSLNMEATLYFLFAQLAAVYSIRNVKDKAAMAKALLLLASVQVISVLLFLFFAFEKYAWDAVLLYVGFAVLSAILSVVLVAGILPFVEAGFGVLSETKLLALSKPNHPLLKKILTDAPGTYHHSIMVANLCEAACEAIGADGLLARVGAYYHDLGKTRQPQLFIENQMGRKNPHDKLSPRQSAEIIIRHPFDGAQMLQNNHFPKEIVDMAKQHHGTSLLKFFYYKEKEYNKDVKEETYRYPGPKPSTKETAVLSICDSVEAAVRSMKEPTQEKIGTLVDNIIKDKLMDGQLDCAPLTLQDLQVIKEAICQALTGIFHSRIEYPDEEKVKEAN